The following are encoded together in the Nocardioides thalensis genome:
- a CDS encoding Fpg/Nei family DNA glycosylase, whose translation MPEGDAVYLTARRLDRALAGRTLTATDFRWPSLATVDLAGAAVRGTGTHGKHLLTRLDHEGQALTLHTHLKMEGTWRVVRRGDRWPKPAHTARVVLRTEPGEAVGFSLGLVELLPTADEHSVVGHLGPDLLADDWDVGEVVGRLTADPDRVLGETLLDQTVVAGIGTIYLAETCFLHGVHPMARVGDVRDPERLLERARRLLKAGVSAGRPPQQVYRRQRRACPRCGTTVVAGEVGPPGQQRTTYWCPSCQPEK comes from the coding sequence GTGCCTGAAGGTGACGCGGTCTATCTCACCGCCCGGCGCCTCGACCGCGCGCTGGCCGGCCGCACGCTGACCGCGACCGACTTCCGGTGGCCGTCGCTCGCCACGGTCGACCTCGCAGGCGCGGCCGTGCGCGGCACCGGCACCCACGGCAAGCACCTGCTCACCCGGCTCGACCACGAGGGTCAGGCGCTCACGCTGCACACGCACCTGAAGATGGAGGGCACCTGGCGGGTGGTGCGGCGGGGCGATCGCTGGCCGAAGCCGGCCCACACCGCGCGGGTGGTGCTGCGCACCGAGCCGGGCGAGGCGGTCGGCTTCTCCCTGGGTCTGGTCGAGCTGCTGCCGACGGCCGACGAGCACAGCGTCGTCGGCCACCTCGGGCCCGACCTGCTGGCCGACGACTGGGACGTCGGCGAGGTCGTCGGCCGGCTCACGGCCGATCCCGACCGGGTGCTGGGTGAGACCCTCCTCGACCAGACCGTGGTCGCCGGCATCGGCACGATCTACCTCGCGGAGACCTGCTTCCTGCACGGGGTGCACCCGATGGCGCGGGTCGGTGACGTGCGCGACCCCGAGCGCCTGCTCGAGCGGGCCCGGCGCCTGCTGAAGGCCGGGGTGAGCGCGGGCCGTCCGCCCCAGCAGGTCTATCGCCGGCAGCGACGCGCCTGCCCGCGCTGCGGCACGACGGTGGTGGCCGGCGAGGTGGGCCCGCCCGGCCAGCAGCGGACGACGTACTGGTGCCCGTCGTGCCAGCCTGAGAAGTGA
- the htpX gene encoding zinc metalloprotease HtpX, which translates to MHRHHNGLKTAGLFGAIFALLLGVGGLIAAGTGNSAFIWIFALIGVGMTAYGYWNSDKIALRSMGAVPVSEAEAPWLYRIVRELSDRAGQPMPRLYISPTQAPNAFATGRNPQNAAVCVTEGILGILDERELRGVLGHELMHVYNRDILTSSVAAAIAGVISSIGQFLAFSSIFGGGSDEERAPNPLAMLAMALLAPFAATVIQLAISRTREYDADEDGARLTGDPLALASALRKLEAGTRRAPLAQSPRLETTSHLMIANPFRAQDVSRLFSTHPPMPERIARLEAMAAQR; encoded by the coding sequence ATGCATCGCCATCACAACGGACTCAAGACGGCAGGGCTCTTCGGCGCGATCTTCGCCCTGCTGCTGGGCGTCGGCGGTCTGATCGCGGCCGGCACCGGCAACAGCGCCTTCATCTGGATCTTCGCCCTCATCGGCGTCGGCATGACGGCCTACGGCTACTGGAACTCCGACAAGATCGCGCTGCGCTCGATGGGCGCCGTACCGGTCTCCGAGGCCGAGGCCCCGTGGCTCTACCGGATCGTCCGCGAGCTCTCGGACCGCGCCGGGCAGCCGATGCCACGGCTCTACATCTCGCCGACCCAGGCCCCCAACGCCTTCGCGACCGGGCGCAACCCGCAGAACGCGGCCGTGTGCGTCACCGAGGGCATCCTCGGGATCCTCGACGAGCGCGAGCTCAGGGGCGTGCTGGGCCACGAGCTGATGCACGTCTACAACCGCGACATCCTGACCTCGTCGGTCGCCGCGGCCATCGCGGGCGTCATCAGCTCGATCGGCCAGTTCCTCGCGTTCTCGTCGATCTTCGGCGGCGGCAGCGACGAGGAGCGCGCCCCCAACCCGCTGGCCATGCTCGCCATGGCCCTGCTCGCGCCGTTCGCGGCCACGGTGATCCAGCTGGCGATCAGCCGGACCCGGGAGTACGACGCTGACGAGGACGGTGCCCGCCTGACCGGCGACCCGCTCGCCCTCGCCTCGGCGCTCCGCAAGCTCGAGGCCGGCACCCGCCGGGCTCCGCTCGCGCAGTCGCCGCGCCTCGAGACGACGAGCCACCTGATGATCGCGAACCCGTTCCGCGCGCAGGACGTCTCGCGGTTGTTCTCCACGCACCCGCCGATGCCGGAGCGGATCGCCCGCCTGGAGGCGATGGCCGCGCAGCGCTGA
- a CDS encoding helix-turn-helix domain-containing protein gives MSVPVLFRRLLGDVLRERRSELGMTLREVSGVARVSLGYISEIERGQKEASSELLASLCDALDMPLSRVLHDVADAVALEEAAQQVPSIGTPEVVPSAA, from the coding sequence ATGAGCGTCCCGGTGCTGTTCCGCCGCCTGCTGGGCGACGTCCTGCGCGAGCGCCGCTCCGAGCTCGGCATGACGCTGCGTGAGGTCTCCGGCGTCGCCCGCGTCAGCCTCGGCTACATCTCCGAGATCGAGCGCGGCCAGAAGGAAGCCTCCTCCGAGCTCCTCGCGTCGCTCTGCGACGCCCTCGACATGCCGCTCTCGCGCGTCCTCCACGACGTCGCCGACGCGGTCGCGCTCGAGGAGGCGGCCCAGCAGGTGCCGTCGATCGGCACCCCCGAGGTCGTGCCCTCCGCCGCCTGA
- a CDS encoding CinA family protein, which produces MNEPIQAVDLVARLKERRATVATAESLTGGRLAARMSEAPGSSEIFLGGAVTYATEAKVKVLGVAQEVVDEHGVVSAECARAMAEGARRLLGSTYGVSTTGVAGPDTQEGKPVGTVFVGVAGPNGTDVVPLALDGDRESITNESVAAAVEALVAALEGRPEE; this is translated from the coding sequence GTGAACGAGCCGATCCAGGCCGTCGACCTGGTGGCCCGCCTGAAGGAGCGGCGGGCCACCGTGGCGACCGCCGAGTCGCTGACCGGGGGCCGGCTGGCCGCGCGGATGTCGGAGGCGCCCGGTTCGTCCGAGATCTTCCTGGGCGGTGCCGTCACCTACGCCACCGAGGCCAAGGTCAAGGTGCTCGGCGTGGCGCAGGAGGTCGTCGACGAGCACGGCGTCGTGTCCGCCGAGTGCGCGCGGGCGATGGCGGAGGGCGCGCGGCGGCTGCTCGGCTCGACGTACGGCGTCAGCACGACCGGCGTCGCGGGCCCTGACACCCAGGAGGGCAAGCCGGTCGGCACGGTGTTCGTCGGCGTGGCGGGCCCCAACGGCACCGACGTGGTCCCGCTGGCCCTCGACGGCGACCGGGAGTCGATCACGAACGAGAGCGTCGCCGCGGCGGTCGAGGCGCTGGTGGCGGCTCTCGAGGGTCGTCCCGAGGAATGA
- a CDS encoding ExeM/NucH family extracellular endonuclease — translation MRTSLRFLVSSLTIGLAAAGLSITPAPAAQANPAGSGVIISEVFGGGSSNTTPGSKANDFIELYNPTAAAIPVNGWSVQYRSATGTSAQVTELTGEIQPGEHYLIQEGTFTTPESTQLPKPDAQGNINMSGTNGVVLLVKNTTQYTTVGNLAGAGDPLVDMLGYGTTPTSFEGARTGVQLSTTTSAQRDVTAVQPDSDHNATDFTELAPTPVNSAGETKPVLDAKGPATLDIVQGQAMPPLQLTATGGTPPYTWTSTALPAGLSLSVGGELTGTPTEVGTTDVTFTVTDSASPADTDDVVVPITVSETVSVTPIHEVQGTGARSPFAPAAGTGPGETKTVEGIVTALYRTGGFNGFYLQTAGTGGTTDTTPGASDALFIYTLSGANIPAGIQLGDSVRAKGPVSEFAGTTEITAPTGNITELATPLDPVTGLQIAYPATEADREAQEGMLLAPAGPFTVTNTFQTNGNAEIGLAAGDVPLKQPTEFVAPGNTAGLEAVVAENAERAVTLDDAATVNYLQNQTTKAIPLPWLTGTASPPRVGAAATFVSPVILEFRNSTWKFQPQSQVTDSGSSVVTFEDTRATNQVPQDVGGDISIATFNVLNYFNTTGEAYAAAGPQQNPPLDTFCTYFTDRQSNRIGNDSCGVRLLDDPDTTQDESDRNDGRGPRGAATTASLARQEEKLVNTINAMDASVIALEEMENSIKLPGETNRDEAVAHLVQMLNADAGSTKWKYVRSPGEALDAGPVAEQDVIRPAFIYQPALVAPVGQSDILFGTTEFANAREPLAQAFKAAGAPNSDAFAVIVNHFKSKGDNAAPAPPATGDNANDPYVGAFNGDRVRQAERLVQFANAFASARDIEAVFLAGDFNSYTMEEPIDRLEAGGFELIESDQADEESYSFSGLSGSLDHVLGNSAAMELVTGADIWEINANESVAYQYSRYNYNATILFDAGNPFATSDHNPEIVGLDVPDVTPTTTKKIQVVGTNDFHGRLLPDAGNAAGAAPFATAINELRAEYPNTIFAAAGDLIGASTFESFVQDDEPTIEALNAMDLEVSAAGNHEFDRGYEDFVGRVQDLAEWEYIATNVDEPGDRDDLAETWTTTIDGVDVGFVGAVTEDLPALVNPAGIEGVTVTDIVDSTNAAAEDLRAAGADIVILLVHEGSPSTDCQSENFTDPATVWGNIVQNTSGDVDAIISGHTHLAYNCRYPVADWVTEGRTVTRRPVVSAGQYGTNLNQLVFNLDTTSGALVEIEQEVIGTAGVGYAPDTTVQQIVDDAVAFAETKGAEVLGQVEGPFKRATYNASSGATENRGGESTLGNLVAEVQRWATTGEGVSTDADIAFMNPGGLRADMLGVANGAVRDLTYRQAADVQPFANTLVNMDLTGAQIEKVLEEQWQRTPQGGVPSRPFLRLGVSEGFTYTYTESPVTVTAPNSAPVNTFQGEVTGMWLDGEPIDPAATYSVTVNSFLGSGGDNFREFANGTGKVDTGVVDLQAMVDYMAANAPAGTPLPVDYSQRAVEVTFPNDAPETYEPGDTLAFEVASWSMSQGSDLKDTELKVKVGDQVAGTVPVDSTVGNKPYDNTGTATVSLTIPEGAVGPVTLVGATTGSSVPVGVEVEPTIAEIQIIGTNDFHGRILQNAGSREGGAAVLSGAVKQLRQEHPNTVFTAAGDLIGATTFESFVDNDEPTIDALNAAGLEVSAAGNHEFDQGYEDLVGRVQDRASWEYIAANVEEPAGRDDLAETWVKEMDGVTVGFVGAVTEALPSLVSPAGIEGVTVTDIVEATNAAAADLKAGGADVVVLLVHEGSGSTSCSSPEFTDPATPWGNVSQNTSDDVDAIISGHTHLAYNCTINGRPVVSAGQYGMNLNQLLVSVDTGTGEVTGIEQNLLPLMSTDPDGNGPALPTPLYPADQAVADIVKAAEDYARPIGARVLGPIQGPFNRAKLANGTTENRGGESTLGNLVAEVQRAETPAEQGGAQIAFMNPGGLRADMTGTVVTQAWLDDPANAEWAADYEIGDRVLTYRQAANVQPFANGLVNMDLTGAQIEEVLEQQWQRTEDGTSLPPSTTRYFLRLGVSEGFTYTYVEKAQTVSGVNTFVGDVTQMWLDGEPIDAEETYSVTVNSFLAGGGDNFWTFREGTGQAQWGVTDLQAMGSYMEANTGDTPLAVDYSQRAVEVEFPADAPERYRPGQAVKLDVTSWAMSTAADLKDAEISVLLGGTEIGRATVDNTIGTDTYDQYGKATVDVTLPEDAPFGDVTLTLVGETTGTRVLVPIKVQPRPQVTAADVTAPVGTDAVVEVTVSGAAGVPTGTVEVFAGQTLLGSGELTDGAASVTIDSSGLALGEHVLTVVYRGDSTYTQAQGQLTLTIEQHGSAVAAEDVTITYGEQAVPGVTVSGSGATPTGEVEVRDGATVLGTGTLVDGAVDVTLDTAEYEPGTYSLVAAYAGDATHEGGTAGLTLTVEKLAATVTGTDAVTRYGKPTTMDVTVTTDGDVVPTGTVTLTSGTETLGSATLEDDGTATVTIPKQVLKPRGTPYPVTITYSGDELVAGATGAAELIVKKGGVVFDKTLTPKPAKVDKTHVKVEVTVSNEDGVEATGRITVSARGIDDVSARLVDGTATLRLDAFGSTGRKTITISYSGSDLLRDATTSGVLRVVR, via the coding sequence ATGCGCACGTCCCTGCGGTTCCTCGTCAGCTCACTCACGATCGGACTGGCGGCCGCCGGTCTCTCGATCACGCCAGCGCCCGCCGCGCAGGCCAACCCGGCCGGCAGCGGCGTCATCATCAGCGAGGTGTTCGGTGGCGGGAGCTCCAACACCACCCCGGGGTCGAAGGCGAACGACTTCATCGAGCTCTACAACCCCACCGCGGCCGCCATCCCGGTCAACGGCTGGTCGGTCCAGTACCGCTCGGCCACGGGCACCTCGGCACAGGTCACCGAGCTGACCGGGGAGATCCAGCCCGGGGAGCACTACCTCATCCAGGAGGGCACCTTCACGACGCCGGAGAGCACGCAGCTCCCGAAGCCGGACGCCCAGGGCAACATCAACATGTCCGGCACCAACGGCGTCGTGCTGCTCGTCAAGAACACGACGCAGTACACGACCGTCGGCAACCTCGCCGGTGCCGGCGACCCGCTCGTCGACATGCTCGGCTACGGCACCACGCCGACGTCCTTCGAGGGAGCCAGGACCGGCGTCCAGCTGTCCACCACCACCTCTGCGCAGCGTGACGTGACCGCCGTCCAGCCCGACAGCGACCACAACGCCACCGACTTCACCGAGCTCGCGCCGACCCCCGTCAACTCCGCTGGCGAGACGAAGCCCGTCCTCGACGCCAAGGGCCCCGCCACCCTCGACATCGTGCAGGGCCAGGCGATGCCGCCCCTGCAGCTCACCGCGACGGGTGGCACGCCGCCCTACACCTGGACGTCGACGGCGCTCCCGGCAGGCCTCAGCCTGAGCGTCGGTGGCGAGCTCACCGGCACGCCGACCGAGGTCGGCACCACCGATGTGACGTTCACGGTCACCGACTCCGCGAGCCCGGCCGACACCGACGACGTGGTGGTGCCGATCACCGTCAGCGAGACGGTCTCGGTGACGCCGATCCACGAGGTCCAGGGCACCGGCGCCCGATCGCCGTTCGCGCCGGCAGCTGGCACCGGGCCGGGTGAGACCAAGACCGTCGAAGGCATCGTCACCGCGCTCTACCGCACGGGCGGCTTCAACGGCTTCTACCTGCAGACCGCGGGCACCGGCGGCACCACCGACACGACGCCCGGAGCCTCGGACGCGCTGTTCATCTACACGCTCAGCGGCGCCAACATCCCCGCCGGCATCCAGCTCGGCGACTCGGTGCGGGCGAAGGGGCCGGTGAGCGAGTTCGCGGGTACCACCGAGATCACCGCCCCCACGGGCAACATCACCGAGCTCGCGACCCCGCTGGACCCGGTCACGGGTCTCCAGATCGCCTACCCTGCGACCGAGGCCGACCGCGAGGCGCAGGAGGGCATGCTGCTGGCGCCCGCCGGGCCGTTCACCGTCACCAACACGTTCCAGACCAACGGCAACGCCGAGATCGGGCTCGCTGCCGGCGACGTCCCGCTGAAGCAGCCCACGGAGTTCGTGGCCCCTGGCAACACCGCCGGCCTGGAGGCCGTCGTCGCGGAGAACGCCGAGCGCGCGGTCACCCTCGATGACGCAGCCACGGTGAACTACCTGCAGAACCAGACCACGAAGGCCATCCCGCTTCCGTGGCTCACCGGCACGGCCTCACCGCCCCGCGTCGGAGCCGCGGCGACGTTCGTCTCGCCCGTGATCCTCGAGTTCCGCAACAGCACCTGGAAGTTCCAGCCGCAGTCCCAGGTCACCGACAGCGGCAGCAGCGTCGTGACGTTCGAGGACACCCGGGCGACCAACCAGGTGCCGCAGGACGTGGGCGGCGACATCTCGATCGCCACGTTCAACGTCCTCAACTACTTCAACACGACCGGCGAGGCGTACGCCGCGGCCGGCCCGCAGCAGAACCCCCCGCTCGACACGTTCTGCACCTACTTCACCGACCGGCAGAGCAACCGGATCGGCAACGACTCCTGCGGCGTACGGCTGCTCGACGACCCGGACACCACCCAGGACGAGTCCGACCGCAACGACGGACGCGGCCCGCGCGGAGCGGCGACGACGGCGAGCCTCGCGCGCCAGGAGGAGAAGCTCGTCAACACGATCAACGCGATGGACGCGAGCGTCATCGCGCTCGAGGAGATGGAGAACTCCATCAAGCTCCCGGGCGAGACCAACCGCGACGAGGCGGTGGCTCACCTGGTCCAGATGCTCAACGCGGACGCGGGATCCACGAAGTGGAAGTACGTCCGCAGCCCAGGGGAGGCCCTCGACGCCGGTCCCGTCGCCGAGCAGGACGTGATCCGCCCCGCGTTCATCTACCAGCCGGCACTCGTCGCCCCGGTCGGCCAGTCCGACATCCTCTTCGGCACCACCGAGTTCGCCAACGCCCGGGAGCCGCTGGCCCAGGCGTTCAAGGCTGCCGGTGCGCCCAACAGTGACGCGTTCGCGGTGATCGTCAACCACTTCAAGTCGAAGGGCGACAACGCCGCCCCGGCGCCGCCTGCGACGGGTGACAACGCCAACGACCCCTACGTCGGTGCCTTCAACGGCGACCGCGTGCGGCAGGCGGAGCGCCTGGTCCAGTTCGCGAACGCCTTCGCCTCTGCGCGCGACATCGAGGCCGTCTTCCTCGCCGGTGACTTCAACTCCTACACGATGGAGGAGCCGATCGACCGGCTGGAGGCCGGTGGGTTCGAGCTGATCGAGTCCGACCAGGCCGACGAGGAGAGCTACTCGTTCAGCGGCCTGTCCGGCTCGCTCGACCACGTGCTCGGCAACAGCGCCGCCATGGAGCTGGTGACCGGCGCGGACATCTGGGAGATCAACGCCAACGAGTCGGTGGCCTACCAGTACAGCCGCTACAACTACAACGCGACCATCTTGTTCGACGCGGGCAACCCGTTCGCGACCTCGGACCACAACCCCGAGATCGTCGGTCTGGACGTCCCGGACGTCACCCCGACGACGACGAAGAAGATCCAGGTCGTCGGCACCAACGACTTCCACGGCCGACTGCTCCCCGACGCGGGCAACGCGGCGGGTGCGGCGCCGTTCGCCACGGCGATCAACGAGCTGCGCGCGGAGTACCCGAACACCATCTTCGCCGCGGCGGGCGACCTGATCGGTGCGTCGACCTTCGAGTCGTTCGTCCAGGACGACGAGCCGACGATCGAGGCGCTGAACGCGATGGACCTCGAGGTCTCCGCGGCCGGCAACCACGAGTTCGACCGCGGCTACGAGGACTTCGTCGGCCGGGTCCAGGACCTCGCCGAGTGGGAGTACATCGCGACCAACGTGGACGAGCCCGGTGACCGGGACGACCTCGCCGAGACGTGGACCACCACGATCGACGGCGTGGACGTCGGCTTCGTCGGCGCCGTGACCGAGGACCTCCCGGCACTGGTCAACCCGGCCGGCATCGAGGGAGTCACCGTCACCGACATCGTCGACTCGACCAACGCCGCGGCGGAGGACCTCCGCGCGGCCGGCGCCGACATCGTGATCCTGCTGGTCCACGAGGGCTCGCCGTCCACGGACTGCCAGTCGGAGAACTTCACCGACCCGGCGACGGTCTGGGGCAACATCGTCCAGAACACCTCGGGCGACGTCGACGCGATCATCTCGGGCCACACGCACCTGGCCTACAACTGCCGCTACCCGGTCGCCGACTGGGTGACGGAGGGGCGCACGGTGACCCGCCGTCCCGTGGTCTCCGCCGGCCAGTACGGCACCAACCTCAACCAGCTCGTCTTCAACCTCGACACCACCTCCGGTGCGCTGGTCGAGATCGAGCAGGAGGTCATCGGCACGGCGGGCGTCGGCTACGCGCCCGACACGACGGTCCAGCAGATCGTCGACGACGCGGTCGCGTTCGCCGAGACCAAGGGGGCGGAGGTGCTCGGCCAGGTCGAGGGACCGTTCAAGCGGGCCACCTACAACGCCAGCTCCGGCGCGACCGAGAACCGCGGCGGCGAGTCGACCCTGGGCAACCTCGTGGCCGAGGTGCAGCGCTGGGCGACGACCGGTGAGGGGGTCAGCACGGACGCCGACATCGCCTTCATGAACCCCGGCGGCCTCCGTGCCGACATGCTCGGCGTGGCCAACGGCGCGGTCCGTGACCTGACCTACCGCCAGGCCGCGGACGTGCAGCCGTTCGCCAACACGCTGGTGAACATGGACCTCACGGGCGCCCAGATCGAGAAGGTGCTCGAGGAGCAGTGGCAGCGGACGCCGCAGGGCGGCGTGCCGTCGCGCCCGTTCCTCCGGCTCGGCGTCTCCGAGGGCTTCACCTACACCTACACCGAGTCGCCGGTGACGGTGACCGCGCCCAACTCGGCGCCGGTCAACACGTTCCAGGGCGAGGTGACCGGCATGTGGCTCGACGGGGAGCCGATCGACCCCGCCGCGACGTACTCGGTCACCGTGAACTCCTTCCTCGGCTCCGGTGGCGACAACTTCCGTGAGTTCGCGAACGGGACGGGCAAGGTCGACACCGGTGTCGTCGACCTGCAGGCGATGGTCGACTACATGGCGGCCAACGCGCCCGCCGGCACCCCGCTGCCCGTCGACTACAGCCAGCGCGCGGTCGAGGTCACGTTCCCGAACGACGCACCGGAGACCTACGAGCCGGGCGACACGCTCGCGTTCGAGGTCGCCTCCTGGTCGATGTCCCAGGGCAGCGACCTGAAGGACACCGAGCTGAAGGTGAAGGTCGGCGACCAGGTCGCCGGCACGGTGCCGGTGGACAGCACCGTCGGCAACAAGCCCTACGACAACACCGGCACGGCGACGGTCAGCCTGACCATCCCCGAGGGCGCGGTGGGTCCGGTGACCCTGGTGGGCGCCACGACGGGCTCCTCGGTCCCCGTCGGCGTCGAGGTCGAGCCGACGATCGCGGAGATCCAGATCATCGGCACCAACGACTTCCACGGCCGGATCCTCCAGAACGCGGGCAGCCGCGAAGGCGGCGCCGCGGTGCTGTCGGGTGCGGTGAAGCAGCTGCGTCAGGAGCACCCCAACACGGTGTTCACCGCCGCGGGTGACCTGATCGGCGCGACGACCTTCGAGTCCTTCGTCGACAACGACGAGCCGACGATCGACGCGCTCAACGCGGCCGGTCTCGAGGTGTCCGCCGCAGGCAACCACGAATTCGACCAGGGCTACGAGGACCTCGTGGGCCGGGTCCAGGACCGCGCGAGCTGGGAGTACATCGCGGCCAACGTCGAGGAGCCTGCTGGCCGCGACGACCTCGCGGAGACCTGGGTCAAGGAGATGGACGGCGTCACCGTCGGCTTCGTCGGCGCGGTGACCGAGGCGCTGCCGTCGCTGGTCTCCCCGGCCGGTATCGAGGGCGTGACCGTCACCGACATCGTCGAGGCCACCAACGCGGCCGCGGCGGACCTGAAGGCCGGCGGCGCGGACGTCGTCGTCCTGCTGGTGCACGAGGGCTCCGGGTCCACGAGCTGCTCCTCGCCTGAGTTCACCGACCCGGCGACCCCGTGGGGCAACGTCTCGCAGAACACCTCGGACGACGTGGACGCGATCATCTCCGGCCACACGCACCTCGCCTACAACTGCACGATCAACGGGCGCCCGGTGGTGTCCGCAGGTCAGTACGGCATGAACCTCAACCAGCTGCTGGTCTCGGTCGACACCGGCACCGGCGAGGTGACGGGGATCGAGCAGAACCTACTGCCGCTGATGAGCACCGACCCCGACGGGAACGGCCCGGCGCTGCCGACGCCTCTCTACCCGGCGGACCAGGCCGTGGCCGACATCGTCAAGGCCGCGGAGGACTACGCCCGGCCGATCGGCGCACGGGTCCTCGGCCCGATCCAGGGTCCGTTCAACCGCGCGAAGCTGGCCAACGGCACCACCGAGAACCGTGGTGGCGAGTCGACGCTCGGCAACCTGGTGGCCGAGGTGCAGCGGGCCGAAACGCCGGCGGAGCAGGGCGGAGCGCAGATCGCGTTCATGAACCCGGGCGGGCTGCGGGCCGACATGACCGGCACCGTCGTCACCCAGGCCTGGCTGGACGACCCGGCCAACGCCGAGTGGGCCGCCGACTACGAGATCGGCGACCGGGTCCTGACCTACCGCCAGGCCGCCAACGTGCAGCCCTTCGCCAACGGCCTGGTCAACATGGACCTGACCGGCGCGCAGATCGAGGAGGTCCTCGAGCAGCAGTGGCAGCGCACCGAGGACGGCACGTCCCTGCCGCCGAGCACGACCCGCTACTTCCTGCGGCTCGGCGTGTCCGAGGGCTTCACCTACACCTACGTGGAGAAGGCGCAGACCGTGAGCGGGGTCAACACGTTCGTCGGCGACGTCACGCAGATGTGGCTCGACGGCGAGCCGATCGACGCGGAGGAGACCTACTCGGTCACGGTCAACTCGTTCCTCGCCGGCGGCGGTGACAACTTCTGGACGTTCCGCGAGGGGACCGGCCAGGCACAGTGGGGCGTCACTGACCTCCAGGCGATGGGCTCCTACATGGAGGCCAACACGGGGGACACGCCGCTGGCGGTGGACTACAGCCAGCGTGCGGTCGAGGTCGAGTTCCCCGCCGACGCGCCGGAGCGCTACCGCCCCGGCCAGGCGGTCAAGCTCGACGTCACCTCCTGGGCCATGTCGACCGCCGCCGACCTGAAGGACGCCGAGATCTCGGTGCTTCTGGGTGGGACGGAGATCGGCAGGGCGACCGTGGACAACACGATCGGGACCGACACCTACGACCAGTACGGCAAGGCGACGGTCGACGTCACCCTGCCGGAGGACGCGCCGTTCGGCGACGTCACGCTGACCCTCGTCGGTGAGACGACCGGCACCCGCGTGCTCGTCCCCATCAAGGTGCAGCCGAGGCCGCAGGTGACCGCGGCCGACGTCACCGCGCCGGTCGGCACCGACGCCGTCGTCGAGGTGACCGTCTCCGGCGCGGCCGGCGTACCGACCGGGACCGTCGAGGTCTTCGCGGGCCAGACGCTGCTCGGCTCGGGTGAGCTGACCGACGGTGCGGCCTCGGTGACCATCGACAGCTCCGGGCTCGCCCTCGGCGAGCACGTCCTGACGGTCGTCTACCGCGGCGACAGCACCTACACCCAGGCGCAGGGACAGCTGACGCTGACGATCGAGCAGCACGGCTCGGCCGTCGCCGCCGAGGACGTGACCATCACGTACGGCGAGCAGGCCGTCCCCGGCGTCACCGTGAGCGGATCCGGAGCCACCCCGACCGGTGAGGTCGAGGTGCGCGACGGAGCGACGGTCCTGGGCACCGGGACGCTGGTCGACGGAGCCGTCGACGTCACGCTCGACACGGCGGAGTACGAGCCGGGCACCTACTCGCTGGTGGCCGCCTACGCGGGCGACGCCACCCACGAGGGCGGCACGGCCGGGCTCACGCTCACCGTCGAGAAGCTCGCGGCCACGGTCACGGGCACCGACGCGGTGACCAGGTACGGCAAGCCGACGACGATGGACGTCACGGTGACGACCGACGGGGACGTCGTTCCGACCGGCACCGTCACCCTCACGTCGGGCACCGAGACGCTCGGCAGCGCCACGCTGGAGGACGACGGCACCGCGACGGTCACCATCCCGAAGCAGGTGCTCAAGCCGCGTGGCACGCCGTACCCGGTGACGATCACCTACAGCGGGGACGAGCTGGTCGCCGGGGCGACGGGCGCGGCGGAGCTGATCGTGAAGAAGGGCGGTGTCGTGTTCGACAAGACGCTCACACCGAAGCCGGCGAAGGTCGACAAGACGCACGTGAAGGTGGAGGTCACCGTCTCGAACGAGGACGGCGTCGAGGCGACCGGGCGGATCACGGTCTCGGCGCGGGGCATCGACGACGTGAGCGCGCGTCTCGTCGACGGCACCGCGACGTTGCGGCTGGACGCCTTCGGGTCGACCGGCCGGAAGACCATCACGATCAGCTACAGCGGCAGCGACCTGCTCCGGGACGCGACCACCTCCGGCGTGCTGCGCGTGGTCCGGTGA
- the pgsA gene encoding CDP-diacylglycerol--glycerol-3-phosphate 3-phosphatidyltransferase: MTEPVPAPAQVSNWNLPNALTTLRILMVPFYGWALLVDGGDSILWRTVAWVIFFLAMVTDKVDGDIARARNLITNFGKIADPIADKALTGMAFVGLSIIMDTWWMWTITIVVLVREWSVTLLRLSILKRVVLAAANSGKWKTTAQGLALGLLTLPLLEVGDEVGWLDVPGEVTYVVALVLLVIAFVLTIWSGYEFFRDVWKQRHNLRGKTTV; encoded by the coding sequence ATGACCGAGCCCGTGCCCGCTCCCGCACAGGTGAGCAACTGGAACCTGCCCAACGCGCTGACGACGCTGCGGATCCTGATGGTGCCGTTCTACGGCTGGGCGCTGCTCGTCGACGGCGGCGACTCGATCCTGTGGCGCACGGTCGCGTGGGTGATCTTCTTCCTGGCGATGGTGACCGACAAGGTCGACGGCGACATCGCTCGCGCGCGCAACCTCATCACCAACTTCGGCAAGATCGCCGACCCGATCGCCGACAAGGCGCTCACCGGCATGGCCTTCGTCGGCCTGTCGATCATCATGGACACCTGGTGGATGTGGACGATCACCATCGTGGTGCTCGTCCGGGAGTGGTCGGTGACGCTGCTGCGCCTCTCGATCCTCAAGCGGGTCGTCCTCGCCGCGGCCAACAGCGGGAAGTGGAAGACGACCGCCCAGGGCCTGGCCCTGGGCCTGCTGACGCTGCCGCTGCTCGAGGTCGGCGACGAGGTGGGCTGGCTGGACGTGCCCGGCGAGGTCACCTACGTCGTGGCGCTGGTGTTGCTGGTGATCGCGTTCGTGCTGACGATCTGGTCGGGCTACGAGTTCTTCCGCGACGTCTGGAAGCAACGCCACAACCTGCGGGGCAAGACCACCGTCTGA